Proteins from a genomic interval of Hoplias malabaricus isolate fHopMal1 chromosome 13, fHopMal1.hap1, whole genome shotgun sequence:
- the cldni gene encoding claudin i: MGSAGIHMVCVGLGLIGLIAAIVTCVLPNWKVSSFTGSNIVTAQLQEEGLWMECVVQSTGQQQCKAYESMLILSSDLQAARAMTVICCMVTALALLVLFAGADFTKCIENEDVKPKVCLVSGIMLLIAGLLLIIPVSWSANRTISDFNNPLTNPANRRELGNCIFIGWAGGVLLLLAGGLLCCFSRPRSGGSGATAKYYSNSAPPASKNYV; this comes from the exons ATGGGTTCTGCAGGAATTCATATGGTTTGTGTCGGTCTGGGGCTCATAGGCCTCATTGCCGCCATCGTGACCTGTGTGCTGCCCAACTGGAAGGTGTCATCCTTCACTGGCTCAAACATCGTCACTGCACAG CTGCAGGAGGAGGGTCTGTGGATGGAGTGTGTGGTCCAGAGCACCGGTCAGCAGCAGTGCAAGGCCTATGAGTCCATGCTGATCCTGAGCTCTGACCTGCAGGCCGCACGGGCCATGACGGTGATCTGCTGCATGGTGACCGCTCTGGCTCTGCTGGTGCTGTTCGCCGGCGCCGATTTCACCAAGTGCATCGAGAACGAAGACGTCAAGCCCAAAGTGTGTTTGGTGTCCGGAATCATGCTGCTCATTGCCGGCCTGCTCCTCATCATCCCGGTTAGCTGGTCGGCCAACAGGACCATCAGCGACTTCAACAACCCGCTGACCAACCCTGCCAACCGCCGGGAGCTGGGAAACTGCATCTTTATTGGCTGGGCCGGAGGAGTGCTCCTCCTGCTGGCTGGAGGGCTGCTCTGCTGCTTCAGCCGGCCACGCTCAGGGGGCTCGGGGGCCACGGCTAAATACTACAGCAACAGTGCCCCCCCCGCCAGCAAAAACTATGTCTAG